Proteins encoded in a region of the Vicia villosa cultivar HV-30 ecotype Madison, WI linkage group LG5, Vvil1.0, whole genome shotgun sequence genome:
- the LOC131604514 gene encoding uncharacterized protein LOC131604514, producing the protein MNCTDAQKVQFGTHMLEKEAEDWWNNTLQRFEEDGIEVTWDLFRDVFLENYFPEDCRVKKEVEFLELKQGNGTVAVYAAKFQKLIKYCPHYNTANAERSKCLKFVNDSRESASFYKSLKGKNQDRGKPYDDKRKQDGHRAIDCGKDPVTCFKCGKSGHKAINCRTGSSVTCFNCGEKGHISTKCDKPKKEQAKGKVFALSGAEVTTDERLIQDISDLPPEREVEFSIDLVPGTSPVSMAPYRIIFREYLDKFVVVFIDDILVYSKNEEEHAEHLRIVLSVLKEKQWFAKISKCDFWLKEVSFLGHVISSGGISVDPIKISERIGEVAYWIALPPSLSNLHDVFHVSQLRRYIADPSHVVQLDDVQVRDNLTVETSPMRIEDRKVKKLRGKEIVLVKVIWDGVADGNITWELEDKMKELYLELFV; encoded by the exons ATGAACTGTACTGATGCTCAGaaagtgcagtttggtactcataTGCTGGAGAAGGAAGCTGAAGATTGGTGGAACAACACTCTTCAGAGGTTTGAAGAAGATGGCATTGAggttacttgggatcttttccgTGATGTCTTCTTGGAGAACTATTTTCCGGAAGATTGTCGTGTgaagaaagaggtggagttccttgagttgaagcaaggaaatggtactgTTGCTGTTTATGCTGCTAAATTTCAAaagcttatcaagtattgtccccactacaatactgctaatGCTGAGAGATCTAAATgcttgaagtttgtgaatg atagtagggagagtgcttcttTCTACAAGAGTTTGAAAGGGAAGAATCAAgatcgtgggaaaccgtatgatgacaaGAGGAAACAAGATG gtcatcgtgcTATTGATTGTGGTAAGGATCCTGtgacatgtttcaagtgtggcaagagtgGTCACAAAGCAATCAATTGTAGGACTGGTTCAAGtgtgacttgtttcaactgtggagagaaaggtcacattagtaccaaatGTGACAAACCAAAGAAGGAGCAGGCGAAGggaaaagtgtttgcattgtctggtgcggAGGTCACTACTGATGAgaggctaatccaag atataagtgatttaccgccggaacGAGAGGTTGaattttcgattgatttagttcctggaactagtcctgtatcaaTGGCTCCCTATAGAAT aatTTTTCGTGAGTACTTAGACAAGTTTGTtgttgtgttcattgatgatattctgGTGTATtccaagaatgaagaagagcatgccgAGCATTTGAGGATCGTGTTGtctgtgttgaaagagaagcagtgGTTTGCTAAGATTTCTAAGTGTGATttttggttgaaggaagtgagctttcttggacatgtgatttctagtgGTGGTATTTCGGTTGATCCCATTAAG atttcggAAAGGATAGGTGAAGTGGCATACTggattgcattgccaccgtctctttctaatctccATGACGTGTTCcacgtgtctcagttgaggaggtacattgcggatccatctcaTGTTGTTCAGTTAGACGATGTTCAAGTAAGAGACAATTTAACGGTTGAAACATCGCCTATGAGGATCGAGGATCGGAAAGttaagaagcttcgtggtaaagAGATTGttttggtgaaagtgatatgggaTGGAGTCGCCGATGGCAATATCACTTGGGagctcgaggataagatgaaggaattgTATCTGGAGTTGttcgtttga